A DNA window from Vibrio sp. CDRSL-10 TSBA contains the following coding sequences:
- a CDS encoding replication initiator protein RctB domain-containing protein — protein MIVSAFWPAPLPHPKKHQRKAVTVRSRSNRICIFWCGNLHSSKKLMTRDYFFLFPPEILKQHTLVFQLYSYFRSRMSRRHTDVMLLSELNQKLARNIEWRRFSMDLIRELKRLSDGKGTDDLFVVNLWGYHLTITTSIDKGKVIDYQVDIKCDVEEVLRYSRAKTTNAGKRNMAPTLPNPLRHEMVSRQKLDELSEIIDGEFEPIQRKAPSPRGKLGRRVKQRKHLVEINADEITITLSKYTSPEALERSITALAAMTGHSPSSIREECVELIDKLDWLRVDDNVIPYETLSKVIELYNTQNQNKHLSVERLISGLAVRRKVCKQVFEGHLDDMVFRALDEVAIGV, from the coding sequence GTGATCGTTTCCGCTTTCTGGCCCGCACCATTACCGCATCCGAAGAAGCACCAACGGAAGGCAGTGACGGTGAGATCAAGATCAAACCGAATCTGTATATTCTGGTGTGGGAACCTTCATTCTTCGAAGAAACTGATGACCCGGGACTACTTCTTCTTGTTCCCGCCGGAAATCCTGAAGCAGCACACTCTGGTTTTCCAGCTCTACTCTTATTTTCGTAGCCGTATGTCACGTCGTCACACTGATGTGATGCTGCTAAGCGAACTGAACCAGAAGCTGGCACGGAATATTGAATGGCGCCGCTTTTCAATGGATCTGATCCGCGAACTCAAGCGCTTGTCAGACGGCAAAGGGACAGACGATCTGTTTGTGGTGAATTTGTGGGGCTACCATTTGACGATCACCACTTCGATCGATAAAGGTAAAGTGATCGATTATCAGGTTGACATCAAATGTGATGTCGAGGAAGTGCTGCGTTACTCACGAGCCAAAACCACCAATGCCGGCAAACGCAATATGGCGCCAACCCTTCCTAACCCGCTGCGACACGAAATGGTGTCACGTCAGAAGTTGGATGAACTGTCGGAAATCATCGATGGCGAATTTGAACCTATTCAGCGTAAAGCGCCTTCTCCGCGCGGTAAACTGGGTCGCCGGGTTAAGCAGCGTAAACATCTGGTTGAGATCAATGCCGATGAGATAACCATAACCTTATCGAAATATACCTCTCCAGAGGCCCTGGAACGCAGTATAACAGCTTTGGCAGCGATGACAGGGCATTCCCCTTCTTCAATCCGTGAGGAGTGTGTGGAGCTCATAGACAAGCTGGATTGGTTGCGGGTCGATGATAACGTGATTCCTTACGAGACTCTCAGCAAGGTAATCGAGTTGTATAATACGCAGAACCAGAATAAGCATCTGTCGGTCGAACGGTTGATTTCCGGCCTGGCTGTACGACGCAAAGTGTGTAAGCAGGTGTTTGAAGGCCATCTGGATGACATGGTATTCCGCGCCCTGGATGAGGTCGCAATTGGAGTGTGA
- the cyoD gene encoding cytochrome o ubiquinol oxidase subunit IV produces MSNQHVDTGKKDYVKGFILSLILTAIPFYFVAAQTLPAAATYAVMFGCALVQVFVHFAYFLHMETRTEEGRWNFVSLMFTAIVVLILIGGSIWIMWNLNVNMKM; encoded by the coding sequence ATGAGCAACCAACATGTAGATACTGGTAAAAAGGATTACGTAAAAGGTTTTATCCTGTCACTGATCCTGACCGCCATTCCGTTCTATTTCGTTGCAGCGCAGACTCTGCCAGCAGCGGCGACGTACGCGGTAATGTTCGGTTGTGCACTTGTTCAGGTGTTTGTCCATTTTGCATACTTCCTGCACATGGAAACCCGCACTGAAGAAGGGCGCTGGAACTTCGTGTCGCTGATGTTTACTGCAATTGTGGTACTGATTCTGATTGGTGGTTCAATCTGGATTATGTGGAACCTCAACGTCAATATGAAGATGTAG
- a CDS encoding alpha/beta fold hydrolase → MSDKIYFNTSRGLHLRRRMINWTTRLHHTLAPAHARKTARKLLLTPVRMTGKNEMPQRLIKSQVDSLEGKLTTYRLGQGPVWILTHGWSGSSSQFFPLMEHIAAQGFTALAYDHPAHGESEGMFGHIPAFVRGLESILDSEENVAGLIGHSMGNVTALECRHTKLEQCPLLLIAPVLDYIDNLFGTVARSGYSMRLFEEVVNQVQDEYHYPIHSIQPFEKLRQRKGMTVIVHDESDKFARYAESEKAAREIENVMLITTQNQGHGRIMKGNEVLNAFDNIVKFID, encoded by the coding sequence ATGAGTGACAAGATTTATTTTAATACTTCCCGTGGCCTGCATCTGCGCCGCCGGATGATCAACTGGACCACCCGTCTGCACCACACGCTGGCACCGGCCCATGCCCGTAAAACCGCACGCAAGCTGCTGCTGACACCGGTACGTATGACGGGTAAAAATGAGATGCCGCAACGGCTGATTAAATCACAGGTCGATTCTTTGGAGGGCAAGCTGACGACTTACCGGCTTGGCCAGGGCCCGGTATGGATCCTGACCCATGGCTGGTCCGGCTCATCGAGCCAATTTTTTCCTTTGATGGAACATATTGCCGCTCAGGGCTTTACCGCATTGGCGTATGATCACCCGGCTCACGGTGAAAGTGAAGGCATGTTTGGGCATATTCCGGCGTTCGTACGTGGTCTGGAGAGTATCCTCGACAGTGAAGAGAACGTGGCGGGCCTTATCGGACACAGTATGGGCAACGTCACCGCGCTTGAGTGCCGTCACACTAAGCTGGAGCAGTGTCCGCTGCTGCTGATTGCGCCAGTGCTGGATTATATCGATAACCTGTTTGGCACCGTGGCCCGTTCCGGCTATTCGATGCGTCTGTTTGAGGAAGTCGTGAATCAGGTACAGGATGAATATCATTATCCTATTCATTCTATTCAGCCGTTTGAGAAACTCAGACAACGTAAGGGAATGACGGTTATCGTTCATGATGAAAGTGATAAATTTGCCCGTTACGCGGAATCGGAAAAAGCGGCGCGTGAAATAGAGAATGTCATGCTGATTACCACGCAGAATCAGGGGCACGGGCGCATCATGAAAGGAAATGAAGTGCTAAATGCATTTGACAATATTGTTAAATTCATCGATTAG
- a CDS encoding DUF4123 domain-containing protein, with translation MKANLVTTVPDMTIDSHEELYLLVDGAQIEHLAVKLYGLKGELDLEPIYLDAPYQELLPVSPYVIRATQSVTDWFLELNEAMAGYFFSSSLPLNQVADGLRSLIKVESPYGSSVFAKMANTECGYILLSTGVANLWQVMNQAWLPTRKRWQHLVQPDALLAMEQGTYKLSDEQWRLLGQVTWCNTLESIENHMLRWFPETLAQHASQPDWLALQAENAYQQGFSSERDLLMFFNVIGFVGLQAVQEPVYADIFQLIHQPSQQTPSQRIETAANLAYQYSQSQERQA, from the coding sequence ATGAAAGCAAACTTAGTGACCACAGTTCCAGATATGACTATCGATTCACATGAGGAGCTTTACCTTTTGGTCGATGGTGCGCAGATTGAACACCTTGCGGTCAAGTTGTATGGCCTCAAAGGTGAGCTGGATCTAGAGCCGATTTATCTCGATGCTCCGTATCAGGAATTGCTGCCGGTTTCGCCGTATGTCATCAGAGCAACACAGTCGGTAACAGATTGGTTTTTAGAGTTAAATGAAGCGATGGCGGGGTATTTCTTTTCCTCATCATTGCCACTAAATCAGGTCGCGGATGGGTTACGAAGCCTGATTAAGGTCGAATCCCCCTATGGCTCTTCAGTATTTGCCAAAATGGCGAACACAGAATGTGGATACATATTGCTCAGTACCGGAGTGGCTAATTTATGGCAGGTGATGAATCAGGCCTGGCTACCCACCCGAAAAAGATGGCAGCACTTGGTACAGCCTGACGCGCTGCTTGCTATGGAGCAAGGTACCTACAAGCTTTCTGATGAGCAGTGGCGCTTATTGGGTCAGGTAACCTGGTGTAATACCCTGGAAAGTATCGAAAATCATATGCTGCGCTGGTTTCCGGAAACACTGGCTCAACATGCCTCTCAGCCTGACTGGCTGGCATTACAGGCCGAAAATGCCTATCAGCAAGGCTTTAGCTCTGAGCGCGACCTATTGATGTTTTTTAATGTCATCGGCTTTGTCGGCCTGCAAGCCGTTCAAGAGCCGGTTTATGCGGATATTTTCCAGTTGATTCATCAACCTTCGCAACAAACCCCATCACAACGTATTGAAACAGCAGCAAATCTGGCATACCAGTATTCACAATCGCAGGAGAGACAAGCATGA
- the cyoA gene encoding ubiquinol oxidase subunit II, which produces MEASRYKNILSRAGLFIAILLLSGCQSALLDPKGMVGVREKELIITALVLMLIVVIPVILMTIYFAYKYRASNTDVEYTPDWSHSTKIEVVVWTIPIIIIAILGVITWRSTHELEPSVPLKSDVDHMTIEVVSLDWKWLFIYPEQNIATVNYVAFPKDVPVEFKITSDNIMNSFFIPRLGSQIYAMPGMVTRLHLIANHEGEYKGISSSYSGEGFSHMKFTASALPDQASFDEWVQNVKAQPKKLNDFSDYQTLAKPSEDVPVTYFSEVPQDLFSTVVMQFMGSLNDDEKKEVHGHMNMAEHKG; this is translated from the coding sequence ATGGAAGCCTCAAGATATAAAAACATCTTGTCGAGAGCCGGATTGTTCATTGCAATTTTGCTCCTCTCGGGATGTCAATCTGCTTTGCTTGATCCAAAGGGCATGGTAGGGGTACGTGAAAAGGAGTTGATCATCACAGCTCTTGTTCTGATGTTGATTGTCGTGATCCCTGTGATTTTGATGACAATCTACTTTGCCTATAAATACCGTGCGAGCAACACTGACGTAGAGTACACACCAGATTGGTCACACTCGACCAAAATCGAAGTGGTGGTTTGGACGATTCCAATCATCATTATCGCGATTTTGGGCGTGATTACCTGGCGTTCTACCCATGAGCTCGAGCCATCTGTTCCTCTGAAAAGCGACGTCGATCATATGACAATCGAAGTTGTGTCACTGGATTGGAAATGGCTGTTTATCTACCCTGAGCAGAATATTGCCACAGTCAACTATGTCGCGTTCCCTAAAGATGTGCCGGTGGAGTTCAAAATCACCTCTGACAACATCATGAACTCATTCTTCATCCCTCGATTAGGTAGTCAAATTTACGCTATGCCAGGCATGGTGACCCGTTTGCACCTGATTGCGAACCATGAAGGTGAGTACAAAGGTATTTCTTCCAGCTACAGCGGCGAAGGTTTCTCTCACATGAAATTCACGGCCAGTGCCCTGCCTGATCAAGCAAGCTTTGATGAGTGGGTACAAAACGTGAAAGCTCAGCCTAAGAAGCTGAACGATTTCAGTGATTACCAAACGCTGGCTAAGCCGAGCGAAGACGTTCCTGTGACTTACTTCTCTGAAGTTCCTCAAGACCTGTTCTCAACTGTTGTTATGCAGTTTATGGGTTCTCTCAATGATGATGAGAAAAAGGAAGTTCACGGTCATATGAACATGGCAGAACACAAAGGGTAA
- a CDS encoding NAD(P)-dependent oxidoreductase, which produces MNVSFIGLGVMGYPMAGHLVKAGFSVTVYNRTETKAKAWAEQFGGHYAATVEECVRNAEVVLTCVGNDDDVRSMTTSASGALAFMQPGAILVDHTTTSALLAEELAAAAQQVGVRFMDAPVSGGQAGAENGVLTIMCGGEQALFDQLQPVFDAYGRSAVLMGAVGQGQRAKMVNQICIAGVLNGLSEGLILAENAGLDITTLVACLKNGAAGSWQMENRAQTMAANQFDFGFAIDWMIKDLGFCLDEAERQGIRLPMTEKTAQAYQELSAQGDGRMDTSVLIKAVKKESRKQRN; this is translated from the coding sequence ATGAATGTCAGTTTTATTGGTTTAGGTGTGATGGGCTATCCGATGGCCGGTCATCTTGTCAAAGCCGGTTTTTCCGTGACGGTTTACAACCGCACCGAAACGAAAGCCAAAGCGTGGGCTGAGCAGTTTGGTGGCCACTATGCTGCAACGGTTGAAGAGTGTGTGCGCAATGCTGAGGTGGTATTGACCTGCGTGGGTAATGACGATGACGTGCGCAGTATGACCACCAGCGCTAGCGGTGCTTTAGCATTTATGCAGCCAGGTGCGATTTTGGTCGACCATACGACCACCTCTGCATTGTTGGCTGAGGAGCTTGCCGCAGCGGCGCAACAAGTTGGCGTACGTTTTATGGACGCGCCGGTTTCCGGTGGCCAGGCCGGGGCTGAGAATGGGGTACTGACCATTATGTGTGGCGGTGAACAAGCGCTGTTTGATCAACTGCAGCCGGTGTTTGATGCTTATGGTCGTTCGGCGGTGCTGATGGGCGCGGTAGGGCAGGGGCAACGTGCCAAAATGGTCAATCAGATCTGTATTGCCGGAGTGCTGAACGGATTGTCAGAGGGGCTGATTCTGGCTGAAAATGCCGGGTTGGATATCACTACTCTGGTCGCTTGTTTGAAAAACGGTGCTGCCGGCTCGTGGCAGATGGAAAACCGGGCGCAGACCATGGCAGCGAATCAGTTTGATTTCGGTTTTGCGATTGACTGGATGATCAAAGATCTTGGTTTCTGTCTCGATGAAGCTGAGCGGCAGGGAATCCGTCTGCCGATGACAGAAAAAACCGCTCAGGCGTACCAGGAATTGTCGGCGCAAGGAGATGGCAGAATGGACACATCGGTATTGATTAAGGCCGTTAAAAAAGAGAGTCGGAAACAGCGTAATTAA
- a CDS encoding DUF393 domain-containing protein has translation MSQITIFFDGQCPLCVREMHALKRYDDHNLIALIDINSDQMADYPDIDPTEARRIILAYNNRNQLIRGLDVLHQAWRLVGKGWIYAPTRWPLIKTLADQCYLLFAKHRYTISRWLTGKGRCDNNQCGR, from the coding sequence ATGTCACAAATTACGATTTTTTTTGATGGCCAATGTCCGCTTTGTGTACGCGAAATGCACGCCTTAAAACGCTACGACGATCACAATTTGATTGCACTCATCGATATCAACAGTGACCAGATGGCGGACTATCCCGACATCGATCCGACCGAGGCACGGCGAATCATTCTTGCTTACAATAACCGTAACCAATTGATTCGCGGGTTGGATGTATTACACCAGGCTTGGAGACTGGTCGGGAAAGGCTGGATTTATGCACCGACACGCTGGCCGCTTATTAAGACGTTAGCTGACCAGTGTTATCTTCTGTTTGCTAAGCATCGTTACACCATATCACGCTGGCTGACAGGCAAAGGCCGCTGCGACAACAACCAATGTGGTCGATAG
- the cyoE gene encoding heme o synthase, with amino-acid sequence MIKGYVSITKPGIIIGNLISVAAGFFLAAKSETADVALLAYTLAGVAMVIASGCVVNNIFDRDIDSRMDRTRSRLLVKGEINADHAFVFAIVLLLAGTAELYLLANPLSTVVVLLGYVFYVFFYTMWYKRTSVYGTLVGSVSGAVPPLVGYLAVTNYISLEAVLLFALFGLWQMPHSYAIAMFRMQDYKSAGIPVLPVVSGIEKARKHMMAYVVAFNVVAFALFLAGEGGYEYLAVASAVCFMWTRVTFRPVTEDNYVQWSKSVFKVSLLVVMGISSVLGLELIPISI; translated from the coding sequence ATGATTAAAGGTTACGTTTCTATCACTAAGCCAGGCATTATCATCGGTAACCTTATCTCTGTGGCTGCGGGGTTCTTCCTCGCAGCTAAATCAGAGACGGCCGATGTGGCGCTGCTGGCCTACACCCTGGCAGGGGTGGCAATGGTGATTGCATCAGGTTGTGTGGTAAATAACATTTTCGATCGTGATATCGATTCGCGAATGGATCGCACCCGAAGCCGATTACTGGTGAAAGGCGAGATCAATGCTGACCATGCGTTTGTGTTTGCCATTGTGTTGCTGTTAGCAGGCACGGCTGAGCTGTACCTGCTGGCCAATCCGCTGTCGACAGTGGTGGTGTTGCTGGGATACGTGTTTTACGTTTTCTTCTACACCATGTGGTACAAGCGTACCTCGGTGTACGGTACGTTAGTCGGCAGTGTGTCGGGAGCAGTTCCGCCCCTGGTCGGCTACCTTGCGGTGACCAACTACATCAGCCTGGAAGCTGTGTTGCTGTTCGCGTTGTTTGGTCTGTGGCAGATGCCACACTCTTACGCAATTGCGATGTTCCGTATGCAGGACTACAAATCGGCGGGCATCCCTGTGTTGCCTGTTGTGTCCGGCATCGAGAAAGCGCGCAAGCATATGATGGCTTACGTTGTGGCGTTTAACGTTGTGGCGTTCGCTCTGTTCCTGGCCGGTGAAGGCGGTTACGAGTATCTGGCCGTTGCGTCAGCCGTATGCTTCATGTGGACCCGAGTGACATTCCGCCCGGTGACCGAAGACAATTATGTCCAGTGGTCAAAATCGGTGTTCAAAGTGTCACTGCTGGTTGTGATGGGGATCAGTTCGGTTCTCGGACTGGAACTTATTCCTATCTCCATTTGA
- a CDS encoding AEC family transporter: MQGILEQLQFSASITGPICLMLALGVIFKRMNLINENFIDVASRMVFQVTLPALLFLSIVGSKHDFSSSMPLILFGLIANFAFFLFTTWTTRRTVPNPKDQGVVIQGGFRANTAIIGLAYMANTYGNSGVALAAIYVASMTMLYNIQAVITLTPKGSASGLQAAKLMFKTLTKNPLIISIVLGMICYFLAVPIPQVVEKAGHYFANMTLPLALLCTGGSLDIRSLRDDKVAAWISTAYKLVLAPLMITVAAMIYGFRDMELGLIFLMSASPSAAASYVMARAMGGNAALAANIIALTTVFSLVTCTLGIFLLSTFQLI, translated from the coding sequence ATGCAAGGCATTCTCGAACAGCTGCAATTTTCTGCTTCTATCACCGGACCAATCTGTTTAATGCTGGCGCTCGGCGTCATCTTCAAACGGATGAACTTAATCAATGAGAACTTTATCGACGTCGCATCACGCATGGTGTTCCAGGTTACCCTGCCTGCCCTGCTGTTTTTGAGCATTGTCGGCTCCAAGCATGACTTCTCATCCAGTATGCCGCTGATCCTGTTTGGTCTGATTGCCAATTTTGCTTTCTTCCTTTTCACCACCTGGACCACCAGACGCACCGTGCCGAATCCGAAAGATCAGGGCGTGGTAATTCAGGGCGGTTTTCGCGCCAATACTGCGATTATCGGCCTGGCCTACATGGCCAACACTTACGGTAACAGCGGCGTAGCGCTGGCGGCGATTTACGTCGCCTCAATGACCATGCTGTACAACATTCAGGCCGTGATCACCCTGACGCCCAAAGGCAGTGCCAGCGGCCTGCAGGCGGCGAAACTAATGTTCAAAACCCTGACCAAGAACCCGCTCATTATTTCAATTGTGCTCGGCATGATTTGCTACTTTCTCGCGGTACCGATCCCGCAGGTGGTCGAGAAAGCCGGCCACTATTTTGCCAACATGACCCTGCCACTGGCGCTGCTGTGCACCGGCGGCTCACTCGATATTCGCTCTCTGCGGGATGACAAAGTCGCGGCATGGATTTCCACTGCTTACAAACTGGTACTGGCACCGCTGATGATCACTGTCGCCGCGATGATTTACGGCTTCCGTGATATGGAGCTGGGCCTGATTTTTCTGATGAGCGCGTCACCCAGCGCCGCGGCCAGTTACGTCATGGCGCGCGCGATGGGCGGTAACGCGGCACTGGCAGCCAATATTATCGCTTTGACAACGGTCTTTTCACTGGTGACCTGTACGTTGGGTATTTTCCTGCTCTCAACCTTTCAGCTCATCTGA
- a CDS encoding DUF3283 family protein encodes MSFNLALLDAAEKNKIELDKQASFLVWKMKQAKGGPEEITKQLTKLSSEAEKAWFQQSVDKYKRVMGVM; translated from the coding sequence ATGTCTTTCAACCTTGCGCTGCTCGATGCTGCAGAGAAAAACAAAATTGAACTCGATAAACAGGCTTCTTTTTTAGTTTGGAAGATGAAGCAGGCAAAAGGCGGACCGGAAGAGATCACTAAGCAGCTAACCAAGCTCAGCTCCGAGGCGGAGAAAGCGTGGTTTCAACAGTCGGTTGATAAGTACAAACGAGTGATGGGCGTAATGTAA
- a CDS encoding MAPEG family protein: protein MVTALYAVILAGLMIWLAVQVIQLRRRHQVKYADGGVNVLTLARSAQGNAAEYVPITLIMMGLAEMNGAAVGWIHLCGIAFIVGRVLHAKAILNDQLKGRVTGMKLTFGVMTLLMVLNLIYLPYARLW from the coding sequence ATGGTTACGGCTTTGTATGCGGTCATTCTGGCCGGGTTGATGATTTGGCTGGCGGTACAGGTGATTCAGTTGCGGCGCCGGCATCAGGTCAAATATGCCGATGGTGGCGTGAATGTGCTGACCCTGGCGCGTAGTGCGCAGGGCAATGCGGCTGAGTACGTGCCGATCACTTTGATTATGATGGGGCTGGCGGAAATGAATGGCGCCGCAGTAGGGTGGATTCACCTGTGCGGGATTGCGTTTATTGTCGGGCGTGTGCTGCATGCTAAAGCAATATTAAACGATCAGCTCAAAGGCCGCGTGACCGGGATGAAGCTGACCTTTGGGGTGATGACGCTGTTGATGGTGCTGAATCTGATTTATCTGCCTTATGCCAGGCTGTGGTAA
- a CDS encoding type VI secretion system tip protein VgrG has protein sequence MATLSYQIQVEGLEDDTLVVHTFNGQETLSSEWQGSAPCHGFRYQIELASRQPNLSADAIVDKTAELTFYRDNVLVQCVNGIVRRFNRGDTGHHHTFYSLTLVPALERLSLRHNSRIFQLKTVPEIIAVLLQEMGINEYAFSLTRDCAQREFCVQYRESDLDFVHRLAAEEGLVYSFVHQEGKHTLLFSDASDSLPSLGVPVPYNTLAGGVMDTPYISALSSNTQAEVSHTVLRDYSFKKPAYSFAQSATGTEMAYQQDGYQHFDAPGRYKNDANGKAYSQIRLDYLRRDAHSACGRSNQPLLRAGFKFALTEHSDDSLNREWLVVSIAHQGRQPQALEEAGGSGATTYANQFKLIPGNMNWRATPQTKPQVDGPMIATVVGPQGEEIFCDEHGRVKLHFPWDRYSNRDEHSSCWVRVAQDWAGSQYGMLAIPRIGHEVIVSFLNGDPDQPIVTGRTYHATNVAPYTLPDNKTKTVLRTQTHQGEGYNELSLEDQAGSEQIYLHAQKDLERLIENDQTYRIKHDKHQTVTNDSFTQVHNNQHLTIGGESRTNIALDNSVDIGGGLQQKVGAKSIFEAGSEVHLKAGNKLVLDAGSEITIQGGGSFIKIDPAGVHAVGSAINLNSGGSASSGSGYGGLTAVLPGGIEAVAAPEAAEAQSITASQQSMSPLLKSRQIEALKGKDPVCEVCEEAKEQA, from the coding sequence ATGGCGACGTTAAGTTATCAAATTCAGGTCGAAGGGCTGGAAGACGACACTCTGGTGGTGCATACGTTTAACGGGCAGGAAACCTTGTCCAGTGAGTGGCAGGGCAGTGCACCCTGTCATGGTTTCCGCTATCAGATTGAACTGGCCAGCCGGCAACCGAACCTGAGCGCTGACGCTATCGTCGATAAAACCGCAGAGCTGACGTTTTATCGCGACAATGTGCTGGTTCAGTGCGTCAACGGCATTGTGCGCCGCTTCAACCGCGGCGATACCGGTCATCACCATACCTTCTACTCACTGACATTGGTGCCGGCGCTGGAGCGTTTGTCACTGCGTCACAACAGCCGGATTTTCCAGCTTAAAACCGTGCCGGAGATCATCGCTGTCCTGCTGCAGGAGATGGGCATTAATGAGTATGCCTTTTCCCTGACCCGCGATTGCGCGCAGCGTGAGTTTTGTGTCCAGTACCGCGAATCCGACCTCGATTTCGTTCATCGTTTGGCCGCAGAAGAAGGGCTGGTGTACAGCTTTGTGCATCAAGAAGGCAAGCACACCTTGCTGTTCAGTGATGCATCAGATTCTTTGCCGTCACTCGGCGTGCCGGTGCCGTACAACACGTTAGCCGGCGGCGTGATGGATACGCCTTACATTTCCGCACTCAGCAGCAATACCCAGGCGGAAGTCAGCCACACAGTGCTGCGTGACTACAGTTTTAAAAAGCCGGCTTATTCGTTTGCCCAAAGTGCGACCGGCACCGAGATGGCCTATCAGCAGGACGGTTACCAACACTTTGATGCGCCGGGGCGCTATAAAAACGATGCAAACGGCAAAGCGTACAGCCAGATCCGTCTCGACTATCTGCGTCGTGACGCACACAGCGCCTGCGGGCGCAGTAATCAGCCGCTGCTGCGCGCCGGGTTTAAGTTTGCCCTGACTGAGCACAGCGATGACAGCCTCAACCGCGAGTGGCTGGTGGTCAGTATTGCGCATCAGGGCAGGCAGCCACAGGCATTGGAAGAGGCGGGCGGCAGTGGTGCCACGACTTATGCCAACCAGTTTAAGCTCATTCCGGGCAATATGAACTGGCGCGCCACGCCGCAAACCAAACCTCAGGTTGACGGCCCGATGATTGCCACTGTGGTCGGCCCGCAGGGGGAAGAAATTTTTTGTGACGAGCATGGCCGGGTCAAACTGCATTTCCCCTGGGATCGCTATTCCAACCGAGACGAGCACAGCTCATGTTGGGTGCGGGTTGCCCAGGACTGGGCCGGCAGCCAATACGGTATGCTGGCTATCCCGCGTATCGGCCACGAAGTGATCGTGTCGTTCTTAAACGGCGACCCGGATCAGCCGATTGTCACCGGACGAACCTACCACGCGACGAATGTGGCGCCGTACACCTTGCCAGACAATAAAACCAAAACCGTGCTGCGCACACAGACCCATCAGGGCGAAGGCTATAACGAACTGAGCCTGGAAGATCAGGCCGGTAGTGAGCAGATTTATCTGCACGCGCAGAAAGATCTCGAACGCCTGATTGAAAACGACCAGACCTACCGCATCAAGCACGATAAACATCAGACCGTCACCAACGACAGTTTTACTCAGGTGCACAACAACCAGCACCTTACCATCGGCGGCGAAAGTCGAACCAATATTGCCCTTGATAACAGCGTCGATATCGGCGGCGGACTGCAGCAGAAAGTCGGCGCCAAATCTATCTTTGAGGCCGGCAGCGAAGTCCACCTCAAAGCGGGCAACAAACTGGTACTGGACGCCGGCAGCGAGATCACCATCCAGGGCGGCGGCAGCTTCATCAAAATCGACCCGGCCGGCGTACACGCGGTCGGCTCAGCCATCAACCTCAACTCCGGCGGCAGCGCCAGTTCAGGCTCCGGCTACGGCGGCCTGACGGCAGTATTGCCTGGGGGGATAGAGGCGGTGGCTGCGCCGGAAGCCGCTGAAGCGCAGAGCATCACCGCCAGTCAGCAATCGATGTCGCCGCTGCTGAAAAGCCGGCAGATTGAAGCGCTGAAAGGTAAAGATCCGGTTTGTGAAGTGTGTGAAGAGGCAAAAGAGCAGGCATGA
- a CDS encoding YebC/PmpR family DNA-binding transcriptional regulator codes for MLRNGGSDPDMNLSLRHLITKAKRDQVPAHVIEKAIDKASGGGGEDYQPARYEGFGPGGVSVIVDCLTDNGNRTFQDVRQCFVKTGAKIGTPGVVSHMFDHQAVFQFQGDDEEAVLEALMMEDADVTDIELEDGVITVFAPNTEFFKVKTALGNAFPDLTIDVEEVTFVPQNRTAIAGEDAEKFQKFLDMLDDCDDVQQVYHNAEI; via the coding sequence GTGCTAAGAAACGGTGGTTCGGATCCGGACATGAACCTGTCTCTGCGTCACCTGATCACTAAAGCGAAAAGAGATCAGGTACCAGCACACGTCATCGAAAAAGCGATTGATAAAGCCAGTGGCGGCGGTGGTGAAGATTACCAACCAGCACGTTACGAAGGTTTTGGCCCTGGTGGTGTCAGCGTGATCGTTGACTGTCTGACTGACAACGGTAACCGTACGTTCCAGGATGTTCGCCAGTGTTTCGTTAAGACCGGTGCTAAGATTGGTACGCCAGGTGTGGTTTCACACATGTTTGATCATCAGGCTGTATTCCAGTTCCAGGGCGACGATGAAGAAGCCGTACTGGAAGCGCTGATGATGGAAGATGCTGACGTGACTGATATCGAGCTGGAAGATGGTGTGATCACTGTTTTTGCTCCAAACACGGAATTCTTCAAAGTGAAAACGGCTCTGGGTAACGCATTCCCGGATCTGACTATCGACGTTGAAGAAGTAACTTTCGTTCCTCAGAACCGCACTGCGATTGCCGGTGAAGATGCAGAGAAATTCCAGAAGTTCCTGGATATGCTGGATGATTGTGATGATGTTCAGCAGGTTTACCACAACGCTGAAATCTAA